Proteins from a genomic interval of Heteronotia binoei isolate CCM8104 ecotype False Entrance Well chromosome 7, APGP_CSIRO_Hbin_v1, whole genome shotgun sequence:
- the LOC132574767 gene encoding uncharacterized protein LOC132574767 produces the protein MGCSLSHRATGEQSPSKSGQHGKETNKQPKKNASLVTVGTSPPKETVSEDTSHKGRLPDGITETLALPKEANGEQNTDIRREFAKKPTGLTERERQTSADILEELRTQGIIKITSGTSQNRQEDDTMTRVEQLKPELLTDRASPMTNHKNRPTGREGNNSTSEVQKASSALQLFSLNLNTRSLVQKEEGGECYSFEDFDVVESDANYNKINEMF, from the exons ATGGGATGCAGCCTTTCCCACAGGGCAACTGGTGAGCAGTCACCATCCAAGAGTGGGCAGCATGGGAAAGAAACCAACAAGCAG CCTAAAAAGAATGCATCTCTTGTCACAGTAGGCACTTCCCCTCCAAAGGAGACAGTGAGTGAAGATACTTCCCACAAAGGAAGATTGCCTGATGGTATTACAGAAACATTAGCGTTACCTAAGGAAGCAAATGGTGAACAAAATACAG ACATTAGGAGGGAATTTGCCAAGAAGCCAACAGGTTtaacagaaagagaaagacagacatCAGCGGACATCTTGGAGGAGCTTAGGACTCAAGGAATCATCAAGATCACAAGTGGAACATCTCAAAACAGACAAGAAGATGACACCATG ACAAGAGTAGAGCAACTGAAACCAGAATTATTGACAGACAGAGCTTCACCAATGACCAATCATAAAAACAGAcctacagggagggagggaaacaattCAACTTCTGAAGTACAAAAAGCTTCAAGTGCTTTGCAATTGTTCTCTTTAAATCTGAACACAAGAAGTCTGGTGcagaaagaagaagggggtgagTGCTATAGTTTTGAAGATTTTGATGTGGTGGAATCTGATGCCAACTATAACAAAATAAATGAAATGTTTTGA